In Mastigocladopsis repens PCC 10914, a single window of DNA contains:
- a CDS encoding glycosyltransferase — translation MSSEIGLWLCVLSLAIWVILLGFWGQFWRCDQKLTTQETDLPMLSPICAIIPARNEADLLPVTLRSLLSQDYPGSFTVILVDDSSTDGTANVARNVAQQLDKSQQLHVLCGEPLPPGWTGKLWALHQGIQYAQTLTPSPDYFLLTDADIEHDGLNLRCLLAKAQQEDLDLVSLMVQLRCESFWEKLLIPAFVFFFQKLYPFRWVNNPKKTTAAAAGGYILIRRAALVRIGGIQVVRQALIDDCALAQAVKSARRVEGAEDTEREKLPISPTLSSKKGHIWLGLSPLTKSLRPYASLAAIWEMVARTAFTQLNYSPLLLLGTLFGMTLVYLVPPISAIVGGLTLNWVLAATGLSGWLLMTIVYLPTVRFYTSSPWLACCLPLIAFVYTLMTLDSALRHWQGRGGAWKGRVYSRG, via the coding sequence ATGAGCAGTGAAATAGGACTATGGCTTTGCGTTCTATCCTTGGCAATTTGGGTAATATTACTGGGGTTTTGGGGTCAGTTTTGGCGCTGCGACCAAAAATTAACCACACAGGAAACAGATTTACCAATGTTAAGCCCCATTTGTGCTATAATACCAGCCAGAAATGAAGCCGATTTGCTGCCAGTCACTTTGCGATCGCTTCTCAGCCAAGACTATCCTGGTAGTTTCACCGTCATTTTGGTAGACGACAGCAGTACAGATGGCACAGCAAACGTTGCCCGTAATGTTGCCCAGCAATTAGACAAAAGCCAGCAATTACACGTCCTTTGTGGGGAACCTTTGCCTCCTGGTTGGACAGGCAAGTTATGGGCCCTACATCAAGGTATTCAATATGCACAGACCCTAACACCGTCACCAGACTATTTTCTCCTGACGGATGCTGATATTGAACATGATGGTCTGAATCTTCGCTGTTTGCTAGCAAAGGCTCAACAAGAGGATTTGGATCTCGTTTCTTTAATGGTGCAACTCAGGTGTGAGAGTTTTTGGGAAAAACTCCTCATTCCAGCTTTTGTCTTTTTCTTTCAAAAACTCTATCCCTTCCGCTGGGTGAACAACCCTAAAAAGACAACTGCCGCTGCTGCTGGAGGGTATATCCTAATTCGTAGAGCAGCTCTTGTTCGTATCGGCGGGATTCAAGTTGTTCGGCAAGCATTAATTGACGACTGTGCCCTAGCTCAAGCGGTCAAATCAGCAAGGAGAGTCGAGGGAGCGGAAGATACGGAGAGGGAAAAACTCCCCATCTCTCCTACTCTCTCTTCTAAAAAAGGACACATCTGGCTCGGACTCAGTCCTTTAACTAAAAGCCTACGTCCTTATGCTTCTCTGGCTGCCATTTGGGAAATGGTTGCCCGTACTGCTTTTACCCAACTCAACTATTCTCCATTGCTTCTGTTAGGAACTTTGTTCGGCATGACATTGGTTTACTTAGTTCCTCCCATAAGTGCAATTGTAGGCGGTTTGACGCTTAATTGGGTTCTCGCGGCTACAGGCTTATCTGGATGGCTACTGATGACAATTGTTTACTTACCTACTGTCCGATTTTATACGTCTTCTCCTTGGTTAGCCTGCTGCTTGCCGCTCATTGCCTTTGTGTATACTCTGATGACTCTAGACTCTGCTTTGCGTCATTGGCAGGGGCGAGGTGGTGCTTGGAAAGGACGGGTCTATTCTAGGGGATAA
- the shc gene encoding squalene--hopene cyclase — MQIQDQVAVYRVKDAIAKSQNYLLSIQYPGGYWWAELESNVTITAEVVLLHKIWGTDRERPLHKVEAYLRSQQREHGGWELFYGDGGELSCSVEAYMALKLLGVAQTDPAMVKARKFILERGGISKTRIFTKLHLALIGCYNWRGIPSLPPWVMLLPSNFLFNIYEMSSWARSSTVPLLIVIDRKPVFLTDPAITLDELYAEGVELRYELSRQGDWTDLFIALDNAFKLAETLNLVPLREEGLQAAERWVLERQEATGDWGGIIPAMLNSLLALRALGYDAADPIIERGLRAVDNFAIETADSYRIQPCISPVWDTAWAMRALVVSGLAADHPAVVRAGEWLLSKQILDYGDWAIKNRQGKPGAWAFEFDNRFYPDVDDTAVVVMALNEVKLPNEKLKQAAIARAVNWIASMQCQPGGWAAFDMDNNQDWLNLIPYGDLKAMIDPNTADVTARVLEMLGSCNLLIDTRNLERAISYLMHEQETEGCWFGRWGVNYIYGTSGVLCALSLVTPKKTGLSIEQGAAWLVGCQNPDGGWGETCRSYDDPTLKGQGRSTASQTAWAILGLMAAGQVTGKFAKLAIERGIGYLLETQQSDGTWYEADFTGTGFPGHFYLKYHLYQQYFPLLALGKYQALSDFL, encoded by the coding sequence ATGCAAATTCAAGACCAGGTGGCAGTTTACCGTGTCAAAGATGCGATCGCCAAGAGCCAAAACTATCTTCTTTCTATTCAATATCCTGGTGGCTACTGGTGGGCGGAGTTGGAATCGAATGTTACCATAACTGCGGAGGTTGTCCTCCTCCATAAAATTTGGGGAACAGACCGAGAAAGACCATTGCACAAAGTTGAAGCATATCTGCGTTCTCAACAACGGGAACACGGGGGCTGGGAACTTTTCTATGGGGATGGAGGAGAGCTTAGTTGTTCGGTTGAAGCATACATGGCGCTGAAGCTGCTGGGTGTAGCGCAAACAGATCCGGCAATGGTCAAGGCGCGGAAGTTCATCCTAGAACGCGGTGGTATCAGTAAGACCCGCATTTTTACCAAATTACACCTAGCACTCATTGGTTGCTACAACTGGCGCGGTATTCCTTCTCTACCGCCTTGGGTGATGTTGTTGCCCTCGAATTTTTTATTTAACATCTACGAAATGTCTAGCTGGGCAAGGTCTAGCACAGTCCCGCTGCTGATTGTTATTGACCGCAAACCGGTCTTTCTGACTGACCCAGCCATCACCTTAGACGAACTGTATGCTGAAGGTGTCGAGCTTCGCTATGAATTGTCTCGCCAAGGCGATTGGACAGATTTATTCATCGCCCTTGATAATGCCTTTAAGTTAGCAGAAACTCTGAATTTAGTTCCTTTGCGTGAAGAAGGTCTTCAAGCTGCCGAGCGATGGGTGTTAGAGCGGCAAGAAGCAACAGGCGACTGGGGTGGTATTATTCCCGCTATGCTAAATTCACTGCTAGCTTTGCGCGCTCTGGGTTATGACGCAGCCGACCCTATTATAGAACGAGGACTGCGGGCAGTTGACAATTTTGCGATTGAAACTGCGGATAGCTACAGAATACAGCCTTGTATTTCCCCTGTATGGGATACTGCTTGGGCAATGCGAGCTTTAGTCGTTTCCGGCTTGGCAGCGGATCATCCGGCTGTGGTCAGGGCTGGAGAATGGTTGTTAAGCAAGCAGATTCTGGACTACGGTGATTGGGCTATTAAAAATCGACAAGGAAAACCAGGAGCATGGGCGTTTGAGTTTGACAACCGCTTTTATCCAGATGTAGATGACACTGCTGTTGTCGTCATGGCTTTAAATGAAGTGAAACTGCCCAATGAAAAACTCAAGCAGGCGGCGATCGCTCGTGCTGTAAACTGGATTGCATCTATGCAGTGTCAGCCCGGTGGTTGGGCAGCATTTGATATGGACAATAATCAGGACTGGCTTAACCTGATCCCCTATGGGGACCTCAAAGCCATGATTGACCCCAACACGGCTGATGTCACTGCTAGGGTTTTAGAAATGCTGGGTAGCTGCAATCTGTTAATTGATACACGCAACCTTGAGCGGGCAATTAGCTATCTCATGCATGAGCAAGAAACTGAGGGTTGTTGGTTTGGTCGCTGGGGAGTAAATTACATTTATGGCACCAGTGGAGTTCTTTGCGCCCTGTCCTTAGTAACTCCAAAAAAGACGGGACTCAGTATAGAACAGGGTGCTGCTTGGTTAGTTGGATGTCAAAACCCAGATGGTGGATGGGGCGAGACTTGCCGCAGCTACGATGACCCAACTCTTAAAGGACAAGGTCGTAGTACTGCCTCTCAAACGGCTTGGGCAATACTAGGCTTAATGGCAGCAGGTCAAGTAACTGGCAAGTTTGCGAAACTTGCCATTGAACGGGGAATTGGCTACTTGTTAGAAACTCAGCAGTCTGATGGCACTTGGTACGAAGCAGATTTTACAGGCACTGGCTTTCCTGGTCATTTTTATCTAAAGTATCACCTTTATCAACAGTACTTTCCTTTATTAGCCTTGGGTAAGTATCAAGCACTATCAGACTTTTTGTAA